One Hemibagrus wyckioides isolate EC202008001 linkage group LG09, SWU_Hwy_1.0, whole genome shotgun sequence DNA segment encodes these proteins:
- the mtfr1l gene encoding mitochondrial fission regulator 1-like, whose amino-acid sequence MDTGTEVIPIWQNKPHGATRSVVRRIGSTLPLKPCPRACFQELPGLNPLRHSDGPLVPTLADIAWIAADEEETYARVRSDTRPFRQEWRPTPLMVLHRNSSVPNFRREGKRMEGLRKPGITALNRATALQDELSRLRSQIAKIVAGENDLNPITPDLLSPDDTTVGFSMAPFESAPYHPLPTASFVISDVTEVDEEDEEDEEEVPELAPDPVPPVCMTASATFDLDRPTMEFREAEEDTVSLSKSTSFADVKDILRDMNRMKMSKDRYSRGCTSLREEDSASLISEALRKKFTLRDEDVHMKK is encoded by the exons ATGGACACTGGAACG gagGTGATTCCTATTTGGCAGAATAAGCCACACGGTGCGACTCGGAGTGTGGTGAGAAGAATTGGCTCCACGTTGCCTTTGAAACCCTGTCCCAGAGCCTGTttccag gagTTGCCTGGTCTGAACCCCCTGCGGCACTCAGACGGCCCCCTGGTGCCCACACTTGCTGACATCGCCTGGATTGCTGCTGATGAAGAGGAGACTTATGctagagtcag GAGTGACACACGTCCCTTCCGTCAGGAGTGGAGGCCGACGCCCCTCATGGTCCTGCACAGGAACTCATCAGTGCCTAATTTCAGGCGTGAGGGAAAGCGCATGGAGGGTCTGAGGAAGCCGGGCATCACTGCACTGAACCGCGCCACCGCCCTGCAGGACGAGCTGAGCCGCCTCCGCTCACAAATCGCCAAGATTGTAGCGGGAGagaacg atttgAACCCCATCACCCCGGACCTCCTGTCTCCAGATGACACCACCGTCGGCTTCTCCATGGCTCCCTTCGAGAGCGCGCCATACCACCCACTCCCCACCGCCTCCTTCGTCATCAGCGACGTCACGGAAGTGGACGAGGAAGacgaggaggatgaagaggaggtcCCCGAGCTAGCCCCCGACCCCGTGCCCCCTGTCTGCATGACGGCTTCGGCCACCTTCGACCTCGACCGGCCCACCATGGAGTTCCGGGAGGCGGAGGAAGACACGGTGTCGCTGTCCAAGTCCACCAGCTTCGCCGACGTCAAGGATATCCTGAGGGACATGAACCGCATGAAGATGAGCAAGGACAG atattcCCGTGGCTGTACGTCACTGAGGGAAGAGGACTCTGCTTCTCTGATCTCTGAAGCTCTGAGGAAGAAGTTCACTCTGAGAGATGAAGACGTTCATATGAAGAAATGA